From the genome of Candidatus Saccharimonadales bacterium, one region includes:
- a CDS encoding MFS transporter, giving the protein MKSFSPQQRLVLIVSILASFISFLDGFVVNVALPAIVRELGGGLVAQQWIVNAYLLTLGSLMLIAGSLSDIFGRVRILVFGLIGFGAASVLCAVAPNELFLIIGRGIQGAAGALLVPSSLALIVSSFSGSKQGKAIGIWTSWTVVASVMGPLLGGFLIDIASWRLIFAINILPILVTLWLIRSLKPVGEANENTRVDGIGALLCAIGLGGITYALIEQPNLGWFHPLIDSSLIIGIISFVSFLWYEKRTPHPMLPLSLFNNRNFAAGNIATVFIYGGLSLSTFIVTIFIQQIAGYSALAAGLTFLPVTVLMFTLSSYFGGLAGKYGPRFFMSVGPIVAGIGFLLMLMADNTVNYWTDLLPGILGFGLGLSITVAPLTSAILGSISSRQSGIGSAINNAVSRIAGLVAIATIGVIVGTSLNVQGFHAGLIFTAALLFTGGIISFFGIKNSLVASRPSDDQTTAQHTQ; this is encoded by the coding sequence ATGAAAAGCTTCTCTCCGCAGCAACGGCTCGTCCTTATTGTGAGTATTCTTGCGTCTTTTATTTCATTCCTAGATGGGTTCGTCGTGAATGTTGCCTTGCCGGCCATCGTCCGCGAATTAGGTGGGGGACTGGTGGCTCAGCAGTGGATCGTAAATGCTTACCTACTTACCCTCGGATCGTTAATGTTGATAGCGGGATCACTTTCAGATATCTTTGGCCGCGTACGGATCCTGGTTTTTGGCCTTATTGGCTTTGGCGCGGCTTCCGTATTGTGTGCAGTCGCACCTAACGAGCTATTTCTTATCATCGGTCGCGGCATCCAAGGAGCGGCTGGCGCATTACTTGTTCCGAGTTCGCTTGCCCTTATTGTGTCGTCGTTTAGCGGATCAAAGCAAGGAAAAGCAATCGGTATCTGGACTTCCTGGACGGTTGTTGCCTCAGTAATGGGCCCACTCCTTGGCGGCTTCTTAATTGATATTGCCTCTTGGCGGCTTATTTTTGCTATAAATATTCTTCCTATCCTTGTAACACTCTGGCTCATACGGTCGCTAAAGCCTGTGGGTGAGGCAAATGAAAATACGAGGGTTGATGGAATCGGCGCCTTACTTTGTGCGATAGGACTGGGCGGAATTACCTATGCGCTTATCGAGCAGCCAAACCTAGGCTGGTTTCATCCACTCATTGATAGCTCATTGATCATCGGCATCATTTCTTTCGTGAGCTTCCTCTGGTATGAAAAACGAACTCCCCATCCTATGCTTCCCTTATCACTATTTAATAATCGCAACTTTGCCGCCGGCAACATTGCAACAGTATTTATTTATGGCGGACTGTCATTATCCACTTTTATTGTGACGATATTTATCCAGCAGATAGCAGGATACTCTGCGCTGGCCGCAGGGCTGACATTTCTCCCTGTGACGGTTCTTATGTTTACGCTTTCATCGTACTTTGGCGGCCTGGCAGGGAAGTATGGGCCGCGATTTTTTATGTCGGTGGGGCCAATAGTCGCCGGTATCGGCTTCCTCCTCATGTTGATGGCAGATAACACCGTTAATTACTGGACCGATCTTCTTCCCGGTATTCTTGGCTTCGGGCTAGGGCTCTCGATTACCGTTGCCCCACTTACTTCTGCAATTTTGGGCTCGATTAGCAGTCGTCAGTCGGGGATTGGCTCGGCGATTAACAATGCTGTTTCGAGGATTGCCGGGCTAGTTGCAATTGCTACTATTGGTGTTATCGTCGGCACATCACTGAATGTACAAGGGTTTCATGCCGGGCTTATTTTTACCGCTGCACTTCTTTTTACTGGCGGTATCATCTCTTTCTTTGGAATCAAAAACTCCCTCGTTGCTAGCCGTCCGTCCGACGATCAAACAACTGCTCAACATACCCAATAG
- the tsaB gene encoding tRNA (adenosine(37)-N6)-threonylcarbamoyltransferase complex dimerization subunit type 1 TsaB has protein sequence MILLLDTSTPVCKLTLVDGTWRYYDEWQADRELARKLLAYLRDQLEKNGKSWGDISGIGASRGPGSFTGLRIGLTVLNTIADAEKIPIVGAEGEDWKVAALEKLKSGKGDTIVLPLYGSEAHITKPRK, from the coding sequence ATGATTCTTTTACTTGATACATCAACGCCTGTATGTAAACTGACATTGGTCGATGGAACATGGCGTTATTACGACGAATGGCAGGCGGATAGGGAACTTGCAAGAAAGCTACTCGCGTATCTTCGAGATCAGCTTGAAAAAAATGGCAAGTCTTGGGGAGACATTTCGGGTATCGGTGCTTCTAGGGGTCCAGGTAGTTTTACGGGTCTGCGCATAGGACTCACTGTTCTAAATACGATTGCCGATGCAGAGAAAATTCCGATCGTTGGAGCCGAAGGTGAGGATTGGAAGGTAGCCGCTTTAGAAAAATTAAAATCCGGAAAAGGTGATACGATCGTACTCCCACTCTACGGCAGCGAAGCTCATATCACAAAACCGCGCAAATAA
- the pilM gene encoding pilus assembly protein PilM codes for MATLFYKDKPVIGLDISQTGVKVMAIDPKKWLVLGYGSIDLDPAKVQKSLESNDHYLSENIASLLRGKIVGELPSHHAIVGVPTAKSFSRTFTIPLNAEKTLADAVEIEVDQYIPVPMSSLYVDYEIIERGKDQLTVIMSAVPKVLVDSCMSAAKSAGLLPIVVEPGINAVARIIETAEEGHLPTLIVDIGPASTDIAVFDGGVIRVSGGVGVGGNTFTLEIAKKLNVALENAHQLKVLNGLSAGPRQAKIVSALEPSLQRIASEIRKVLRYYTERLNENYKIEQVLIVGGGSSVPGIGDYFTNELVMPARVASPWQKLDFGKLPQPNKQFRPRYITVAGLASINQKEIWR; via the coding sequence ATGGCGACATTATTTTATAAAGACAAGCCAGTAATCGGTCTTGATATCAGTCAAACAGGGGTGAAGGTAATGGCAATCGACCCTAAAAAATGGCTGGTTCTTGGCTATGGATCAATAGACCTCGATCCCGCCAAGGTGCAGAAATCTCTTGAATCTAATGATCACTACTTAAGCGAGAACATTGCTTCATTACTACGAGGAAAGATAGTCGGCGAGCTGCCAAGTCATCATGCTATCGTAGGCGTTCCTACTGCCAAGAGCTTTTCACGCACGTTCACCATACCGCTCAATGCCGAAAAAACACTAGCTGACGCCGTTGAAATTGAAGTCGACCAATATATCCCCGTGCCTATGAGCTCCCTTTATGTCGACTACGAGATTATCGAACGAGGTAAGGATCAGCTTACAGTGATTATGTCGGCGGTACCAAAGGTACTCGTCGATAGTTGCATGAGCGCTGCTAAAAGTGCGGGATTACTCCCTATCGTCGTCGAGCCAGGCATTAATGCCGTAGCAAGGATTATCGAAACCGCCGAAGAAGGGCATCTGCCTACCCTCATCGTCGATATCGGTCCGGCAAGCACCGACATTGCAGTATTCGACGGAGGTGTTATCCGTGTCAGCGGTGGTGTTGGTGTCGGAGGCAATACGTTTACGCTTGAGATAGCCAAAAAACTTAATGTTGCCCTTGAAAATGCCCATCAACTGAAGGTTCTTAACGGCCTTAGCGCCGGTCCTCGTCAAGCAAAGATCGTCAGCGCACTTGAACCTAGTTTGCAACGGATCGCCAGCGAAATCCGTAAAGTGCTTCGTTATTATACCGAGCGGCTCAACGAAAACTACAAGATCGAACAAGTTCTGATTGTCGGCGGAGGAAGTAGCGTTCCGGGCATCGGTGATTATTTCACGAACGAACTCGTCATGCCCGCCCGTGTAGCCAGCCCATGGCAAAAACTTGATTTTGGCAAACTTCCTCAGCCTAACAAGCAATTTCGCCCCCGCTATATCACCGTTGCCGGACTTGCAAGTATCAACCAGAAGGAGATCTGGCGATGA
- a CDS encoding thioredoxin domain-containing protein: MNKKLLFAIIGILLVIGAAVMYVISQKETKTESHTTTKNTEVQTDTQPSSPNAVRGKYIDYTEADFASTRGVKMLFFHAPWCPQCRALDESIKASELPEGLTIFKVDYDSNQALRTKYGVTLQTTVVKTDEKGDKISSYVAYDEPTFQSVKQALLP, from the coding sequence ATGAATAAAAAGCTTTTATTTGCGATAATCGGCATCCTCCTTGTTATCGGGGCAGCTGTCATGTATGTTATATCTCAAAAAGAAACAAAGACCGAGTCTCATACAACTACTAAAAATACCGAGGTACAGACCGATACTCAGCCTAGTTCTCCCAATGCCGTAAGAGGCAAGTATATTGATTACACAGAAGCTGACTTTGCATCTACTCGTGGTGTAAAGATGCTATTTTTTCATGCTCCCTGGTGTCCACAGTGTCGTGCTTTGGACGAAAGTATAAAAGCAAGCGAGCTGCCAGAAGGTCTTACTATTTTTAAGGTAGACTATGATTCAAACCAAGCACTCCGGACTAAGTATGGCGTGACTCTCCAAACCACGGTCGTTAAGACTGATGAAAAAGGGGATAAGATCAGCAGCTACGTGGCCTATGATGAGCCGACGTTCCAGAGTGTAAAACAGGCACTTTTGCCATGA
- the tsaE gene encoding tRNA (adenosine(37)-N6)-threonylcarbamoyltransferase complex ATPase subunit type 1 TsaE yields the protein MTIEVVNEVAMKALGKKLGALLKGGEIIELVGDVGAGKTTLVKGVATGLLIDEDIQSPSFTISRVYNARDGLTLAHYDFYRLHDAGIMADELHETVHDVKTITIIEWADVVDGVLPENRITIHITSPSEELRSLEMHAKDKENQALLEKLA from the coding sequence ATGACCATAGAGGTAGTGAACGAAGTAGCTATGAAAGCACTCGGCAAAAAGCTTGGCGCCCTTTTAAAGGGCGGCGAAATTATTGAGCTTGTTGGTGACGTAGGGGCGGGAAAGACGACGCTTGTAAAGGGTGTTGCCACAGGACTTCTGATTGATGAAGATATTCAAAGCCCTAGCTTCACAATTAGTCGGGTATACAATGCACGTGATGGCCTTACTCTGGCCCATTACGATTTCTATCGCTTGCATGATGCCGGTATTATGGCGGATGAACTTCACGAAACGGTGCACGATGTAAAAACTATCACCATTATTGAGTGGGCGGATGTTGTGGATGGTGTGCTGCCAGAAAATCGTATTACTATTCATATCACCTCACCATCAGAAGAATTACGTTCACTTGAAATGCATGCAAAAGATAAAGAGAATCAAGCGCTTCTGGAGAAACTTGCATGA
- the rny gene encoding ribonuclease Y, with the protein MIEGIIAAVLGVVFGVGGTVVYERRRVANGKATIEKELAKAKAKAGDIVLKAKDEAVTLENERRKEWKKTENRLAERETNLDKKLDELDKRAEKLRKGEDEVEELKSEIRQIRAKQQEKLEKIAGLKKSEAADKLMHMTERDIKHDLVGLVSKLQHDAMEDAEERAQTILVSAMERMSSEVTAERTVTAIKLTDDEMKGRIIGKEGRNIQALQRATGVDILVDDTPGMIVLSSFDPVRRQVARLAVEMLMKDGRIHPGRIEEVVEKAEKQIEKEIVRAGEDAAREVGVAGIPKEMLRLLGELKFRTSYGQNVLLHSTEMAHMAGMIAEEIGADVRITKIATLLHDVGKAITHKIEGKHHHIGAELARKAGMDERIVHAIEAHHDDIEATTPEALVVRVCDALSAARPGARNISAENFVERMRDLENVATSFSGIDKAYAISAGREIRVIVSPKDVDDLSAIKLARDIATKIESTMQYPGTIKVNVIRETRAIEFAK; encoded by the coding sequence ATGATAGAGGGAATAATTGCCGCAGTACTTGGGGTGGTTTTTGGCGTTGGAGGAACGGTCGTATACGAGAGGCGCCGTGTTGCCAACGGCAAGGCTACTATTGAGAAGGAATTGGCTAAGGCTAAAGCAAAGGCAGGCGACATCGTCTTAAAAGCAAAAGACGAGGCTGTGACGCTTGAAAATGAGCGCCGAAAAGAATGGAAAAAAACTGAAAATCGTTTAGCCGAGCGCGAAACGAACTTAGACAAGAAGCTCGATGAACTCGACAAGCGTGCTGAAAAGCTTCGTAAAGGTGAAGATGAAGTTGAAGAATTAAAGTCTGAAATTCGTCAGATCCGCGCCAAACAGCAAGAAAAACTTGAAAAAATTGCTGGTTTAAAAAAGTCAGAAGCAGCCGATAAATTGATGCATATGACCGAACGCGATATCAAACACGACCTCGTGGGTTTGGTAAGCAAATTACAGCACGATGCCATGGAAGATGCCGAAGAACGTGCACAGACTATCTTAGTAAGTGCCATGGAGCGTATGTCGAGTGAGGTGACGGCTGAGCGCACCGTAACAGCGATCAAGCTCACCGATGATGAGATGAAAGGCCGCATTATTGGTAAAGAAGGCCGCAATATTCAGGCCCTACAACGTGCAACGGGTGTTGATATTCTTGTTGATGATACTCCAGGTATGATCGTGCTTTCGAGCTTTGACCCAGTGCGTCGTCAGGTTGCACGCTTAGCTGTTGAGATGCTCATGAAGGATGGTCGCATTCACCCCGGCCGTATTGAAGAAGTCGTTGAAAAAGCTGAGAAGCAGATTGAAAAAGAGATTGTTCGCGCCGGAGAAGATGCTGCGCGTGAAGTCGGTGTGGCAGGTATTCCAAAAGAAATGCTTCGTTTGCTCGGTGAACTGAAATTCCGTACGAGTTATGGACAAAACGTCTTGCTCCATAGTACTGAAATGGCGCATATGGCAGGTATGATCGCCGAAGAAATCGGCGCCGACGTTCGTATTACTAAGATTGCTACCTTGCTTCACGATGTCGGTAAAGCGATAACGCACAAGATTGAAGGCAAGCACCACCATATTGGTGCCGAGCTGGCACGCAAAGCTGGTATGGATGAGCGAATTGTTCATGCTATTGAAGCTCATCACGACGATATTGAGGCGACGACGCCAGAGGCACTTGTCGTGCGGGTGTGTGATGCGCTTTCAGCTGCTCGCCCAGGTGCACGTAATATTAGCGCTGAAAACTTCGTCGAGCGTATGCGTGATCTTGAAAACGTAGCAACCAGTTTCTCTGGTATCGACAAGGCGTATGCAATTAGTGCTGGCCGTGAAATTCGTGTTATTGTGAGTCCTAAGGATGTTGATGATCTTTCCGCAATCAAGCTGGCTCGCGACATCGCCACGAAGATTGAAAGCACTATGCAATATCCAGGCACAATAAAAGTAAATGTCATACGGGAGACACGCGCTATCGAGTTCGCTAAGTAG
- a CDS encoding GspE/PulE family protein, translating into MRISDAIVEKLLADYGVAIDQINSLREEGIRSRRSLQSLVVQNKLMDEVTLTKTYANYAGIPFIEIDPSSIDPEALNKIPERIARQYNAVLFKVDPEGLMHLAMDDPDDVQAFNFIQKQIGESIKLYIATRSNILACLENYRGDVTKELNQVIDVQREDNGEAQVVSESDVSEDSPIAQTVNLLLEYAIRSNASDVHIEPREDYVQVRYRIDGVLKEVNRLPRNVMNALISRVKILSNLKIDERRVPQDGRFKIRVAGKQYALRVSTLPVVDGEKVVMRILDESNQAVSLQDLGYWGHSLEVIMSAITEPNGMILITGPTGSGKSTSLFSILTMLNTPNVNISTIEDPVEYRIPGVNQTQTNVKAGMTFAGGLRALLRQDPNIIMVGEIRDRETADLGIQAALTGHLVFSTLHTNNAATSLPRLLDMGIEPFLIASTVKAVVGQRLVRKLCTNCRKSYNPNTEEAAAIIHLFNLRKDQDFSYIHNLEAEAIKQRIGEGLPAGTSTTTITTLWRASPDGCEECNHTGYRGRIGIYEVLGVSNPVQKLIMSNATSADIQVQAISEGMSTMQTDGLIKAIRGETAIEEVLRVTKE; encoded by the coding sequence ATGCGTATTTCTGATGCTATAGTAGAAAAACTGCTTGCCGATTATGGCGTTGCCATAGATCAGATTAATTCTCTGAGAGAAGAGGGTATCCGTTCAAGACGCTCGTTACAATCGCTTGTCGTTCAAAACAAGTTGATGGACGAGGTAACTCTCACTAAAACATATGCCAATTATGCCGGCATCCCATTCATCGAGATCGATCCTTCAAGCATTGACCCCGAGGCCCTCAATAAAATCCCTGAGCGTATCGCCCGTCAATACAATGCCGTTCTCTTCAAAGTCGACCCAGAGGGCCTTATGCACCTCGCCATGGACGACCCAGACGACGTTCAGGCCTTCAACTTTATCCAAAAGCAAATCGGCGAAAGTATAAAACTCTACATTGCCACGCGTAGCAACATCCTTGCTTGCCTTGAAAATTATCGCGGCGACGTCACAAAAGAACTCAACCAGGTTATCGATGTGCAGCGCGAAGATAATGGTGAGGCTCAAGTTGTTTCCGAAAGCGACGTCTCTGAAGATTCGCCAATCGCTCAGACTGTCAATCTACTCCTTGAATACGCCATCCGCTCCAATGCCAGCGACGTTCACATCGAACCACGCGAAGATTATGTGCAAGTCCGTTACCGTATCGACGGTGTTTTAAAAGAAGTCAACCGCTTGCCACGCAATGTGATGAACGCACTCATCAGCCGTGTAAAGATTCTCTCGAATCTAAAGATTGACGAACGCCGCGTTCCTCAAGATGGTCGTTTTAAGATACGTGTAGCCGGTAAACAATATGCGCTTCGTGTCAGCACGCTTCCGGTAGTCGACGGAGAAAAAGTGGTCATGCGTATTTTAGACGAGTCCAACCAAGCTGTCAGCTTACAAGATCTTGGCTATTGGGGCCATTCGCTTGAGGTGATTATGTCGGCTATTACCGAACCCAATGGCATGATCCTTATTACCGGACCGACTGGTTCAGGTAAATCAACCAGCCTTTTCAGCATCCTTACCATGCTTAACACGCCAAACGTTAACATTTCCACCATTGAGGATCCTGTGGAGTATCGAATTCCGGGCGTCAACCAAACGCAAACTAATGTAAAGGCTGGCATGACATTTGCCGGCGGGCTTCGCGCCTTGCTCCGTCAAGACCCCAACATCATCATGGTAGGTGAGATTCGAGACCGAGAAACCGCCGATCTTGGTATTCAGGCAGCCCTCACCGGACACTTGGTGTTCAGTACATTGCACACAAATAACGCCGCCACCTCGCTCCCTCGCCTTCTCGATATGGGCATCGAGCCATTCTTAATTGCGAGCACCGTGAAAGCTGTGGTTGGTCAGCGCCTTGTGCGCAAACTTTGCACAAATTGTCGAAAATCATATAACCCCAATACCGAGGAAGCCGCGGCTATTATTCACCTCTTTAACCTGCGAAAAGACCAAGACTTTAGCTATATCCACAATCTTGAAGCCGAAGCTATCAAGCAGCGTATTGGTGAAGGTTTACCGGCAGGCACCAGCACAACTACAATTACAACTCTTTGGAGAGCGTCGCCTGATGGCTGCGAAGAATGTAACCATACGGGCTATCGCGGCCGTATCGGTATTTACGAGGTACTGGGCGTCAGCAACCCTGTTCAGAAATTAATCATGAGCAACGCGACAAGCGCCGATATTCAAGTTCAGGCCATAAGCGAAGGGATGTCAACGATGCAAACTGATGGCCTCATAAAAGCCATCCGAGGTGAAACAGCGATCGAAGAAGTCTTAAGAGTAACAAAAGAATAG
- a CDS encoding NUDIX hydrolase, which translates to MRLFKKKKTYESFIAWSKTLDRRVSSAAMILENSAGQVLIVKAGYKSYWTFPGGIIDAGETPKEAAIREVFEEVGITVDPSTVDFVAVVNRKSNLAQTYQFIFKTTLTKTMLEHLVLQASELEDYALITKADVTRENRPYGKVIHTWATGAIGYVEQLFDRRTDG; encoded by the coding sequence ATGCGGCTATTCAAAAAGAAAAAGACATACGAATCATTTATAGCATGGTCTAAAACCCTTGACCGGCGCGTTTCGAGTGCGGCGATGATCTTGGAAAATAGTGCGGGGCAGGTGCTGATTGTAAAAGCGGGCTATAAATCGTACTGGACATTCCCGGGAGGCATTATCGACGCCGGCGAAACACCCAAAGAAGCGGCGATCCGTGAAGTATTTGAAGAAGTAGGGATTACGGTGGATCCCTCAACTGTCGACTTTGTTGCGGTTGTAAATCGCAAAAGTAATCTTGCTCAAACCTACCAATTTATATTCAAGACAACTCTGACAAAAACTATGCTTGAGCATCTTGTGTTGCAAGCCTCCGAGCTCGAAGACTATGCGCTCATAACTAAAGCGGATGTAACGCGAGAGAACCGGCCATACGGTAAAGTGATCCACACCTGGGCGACAGGAGCTATTGGGTATGTTGAGCAGTTGTTTGATCGTCGGACGGACGGCTAG
- a CDS encoding PilN domain-containing protein gives MINLLPAEEKRQLRAARTNTLLIRYNIALLCAGVFLSIALGVVYVYLGTAKANSEQIISDNKAKASGYAAVESEANIFRSNLAIAKQILENEVTYSKVILAIANLLPPGTTLDKLSLDSSTFGTPTTLSAQAKSYENALALKDAFQKSSLFSDVHFQSITSNVGTQSGAYPYTVNLDVTIKKDAAK, from the coding sequence ATGATCAATCTTCTTCCTGCTGAAGAAAAAAGACAGTTGCGCGCAGCACGCACCAATACTCTCTTGATCCGCTATAATATCGCCTTACTGTGCGCGGGAGTATTTCTTAGTATTGCCCTTGGGGTCGTCTATGTGTACCTTGGAACAGCAAAAGCGAACTCCGAGCAAATCATTAGTGATAATAAAGCAAAAGCTAGCGGCTATGCGGCGGTCGAGTCTGAGGCAAATATTTTTCGTAGCAACCTCGCCATCGCTAAGCAAATCCTTGAAAATGAGGTGACGTACAGCAAGGTAATTTTAGCTATTGCAAACCTCCTTCCTCCGGGCACTACTCTCGACAAACTCTCGCTAGATTCATCTACTTTTGGTACGCCAACTACTCTTTCAGCTCAGGCAAAGAGCTATGAAAATGCCCTCGCCCTGAAGGATGCCTTTCAAAAGTCTTCACTCTTTTCTGATGTTCACTTCCAAAGCATTACTTCAAATGTCGGTACCCAGTCGGGCGCCTATCCCTATACCGTTAATCTTGACGTAACAATTAAAAAGGATGCCGCAAAATGA
- a CDS encoding cytochrome c biogenesis protein CcdA: MIELTIVAFVAGVLTVAAPCILPLLPVIVGGSVLHGATQNERASFKHPLVIVLSLGISVFVFSLLLKATTIFLGVPTSIWSFVSGSIVILFGITLLFPTLWEKLMIATGWQAGANRLMARSQKSNGIAKDILLGAALGPVFNSCSPTYALIVAAVLPASFAAGAIYLLAYSFGLASVLLLIGLFGRVFVNKLKWLSNPDGLFKKIVGAVFIIVGLTVLLGVDKKVQTYVLENGWYDPIMKIEESFKK, encoded by the coding sequence ATGATTGAACTCACCATTGTTGCATTTGTCGCTGGAGTATTGACCGTTGCCGCACCCTGTATATTACCGCTTTTGCCGGTAATTGTTGGTGGAAGCGTATTGCACGGTGCGACGCAGAATGAGCGCGCCTCGTTCAAGCACCCTCTCGTTATTGTGTTGAGTCTAGGAATTTCTGTCTTTGTTTTCTCCCTACTTCTTAAAGCTACGACTATTTTTCTTGGCGTGCCAACAAGTATCTGGAGCTTTGTTTCCGGCAGTATAGTGATTCTTTTCGGCATTACACTCTTATTTCCAACACTATGGGAGAAGCTGATGATTGCAACGGGGTGGCAGGCTGGGGCAAACCGACTAATGGCAAGGTCTCAGAAAAGCAACGGTATTGCAAAAGATATTCTTCTGGGCGCGGCCTTGGGTCCAGTATTCAACAGTTGCAGTCCAACATATGCATTGATTGTTGCTGCCGTACTTCCAGCGTCGTTTGCCGCGGGAGCCATATATCTCCTTGCTTATTCTTTTGGCCTTGCATCCGTGCTCCTTCTCATTGGTCTGTTCGGACGAGTATTTGTTAATAAACTAAAGTGGCTTAGCAACCCTGATGGATTGTTTAAAAAGATAGTAGGCGCAGTTTTTATTATCGTTGGATTGACCGTACTGCTTGGGGTAGATAAAAAGGTACAAACATACGTTTTAGAAAACGGCTGGTACGACCCCATAATGAAAATCGAAGAATCATTTAAAAAATAG
- a CDS encoding type II secretion system F family protein, with translation MPDFSYIATNKQNKTVTGTFEATDRAAVINGLTKDGLKPVSVKEIKKTIGGFSFGDFLGQNKVKNDDLVMFTRQLSAMVGAGVPLLRALNSLEQHTESAALKKVLATIIVDVQGGAQLGDALAKYPNTFSDVYVNMVRAGEAAGILDEILKRLALQQEKSSTIRKKVKSAMTYPMVLIVITIIAFFGLMLFVIPQIGKLLKDLGGPDAELPALTQVMLGISAFMTNYWFILLPAAIGGVIFLLRYLKTPKGKSQLHHLVLKVPGIKGIVTKVCVARFARTFSALMGAGVAVLEALDVTSRAVGNVVYEKELKDAAEKVKNGATLSSVIEKSTLFPAIVPQMLAVGEETGQTDTVLVKVADFYEEEVDVAIDGLSSIIEPVMIVIMGSMVGLIAASVMGPIAGLAQSIKG, from the coding sequence ATGCCTGATTTTTCTTATATCGCTACAAACAAGCAGAACAAAACCGTCACCGGTACGTTTGAAGCTACTGACAGGGCGGCGGTTATTAATGGCCTTACTAAAGACGGGCTTAAGCCGGTTAGCGTCAAAGAAATAAAGAAAACTATCGGCGGCTTCAGCTTCGGAGATTTTCTCGGCCAAAACAAAGTAAAAAATGATGATCTCGTCATGTTTACCCGTCAGTTGAGCGCTATGGTCGGCGCAGGTGTTCCTCTGCTTCGGGCACTTAATTCGCTGGAGCAGCACACAGAAAGCGCCGCGCTGAAAAAAGTGCTCGCAACAATCATCGTAGATGTTCAGGGCGGAGCACAACTTGGCGATGCCCTAGCAAAATACCCCAATACTTTCAGCGACGTCTACGTCAACATGGTCCGCGCTGGTGAAGCGGCCGGCATTCTCGATGAAATTCTTAAACGTCTTGCCCTCCAACAAGAAAAATCTTCTACTATTCGTAAAAAGGTAAAAAGTGCTATGACGTACCCGATGGTGTTAATAGTTATTACCATTATTGCGTTCTTCGGACTCATGCTCTTTGTTATTCCACAAATTGGCAAACTCCTTAAAGACCTCGGCGGACCAGATGCGGAATTGCCCGCCCTTACCCAGGTCATGCTTGGCATCAGCGCGTTCATGACAAACTATTGGTTTATCCTGCTTCCTGCGGCTATTGGTGGAGTTATCTTTTTGCTTCGCTACTTAAAAACACCCAAAGGTAAGTCACAGCTTCACCACCTCGTGCTTAAAGTTCCAGGCATCAAAGGAATTGTGACCAAGGTGTGTGTCGCCCGGTTTGCAAGGACATTCTCGGCGTTAATGGGTGCGGGAGTTGCTGTGCTTGAGGCACTCGACGTCACCTCCCGAGCTGTCGGCAATGTCGTGTACGAAAAAGAACTGAAAGATGCCGCCGAAAAAGTAAAAAACGGAGCCACTCTTTCTTCTGTCATTGAAAAAAGTACACTTTTTCCTGCTATCGTTCCCCAAATGCTCGCAGTAGGTGAGGAAACAGGGCAAACGGATACGGTACTCGTAAAGGTGGCTGACTTCTACGAAGAAGAGGTCGATGTCGCCATCGATGGCCTCAGCTCGATCATTGAGCCGGTTATGATCGTTATTATGGGAAGTATGGTCGGCTTGATTGCAGCGAGTGTCATGGGTCCTATCGCCGGACTTGCGCAAAGCATTAAAGGCTAG